A window of Costertonia aggregata contains these coding sequences:
- a CDS encoding alpha-L-rhamnosidase-related protein yields the protein MLLWSCLDNSDVERKKLLSTSNKWNANWIVPTTQNDTVNVWNSYRKTFQINSKVDNAVAKIAVDSKYWLWINGDRVVFEGGLKRGPTPKDSYYDFVDIAKYLKKGENTIAILTWYFGKEGFSHKNSGQPGLFFEVRENNLEIFSDASWKAWQHPAFGQTDGPHPNYRLPESNIRFDAQKGGFDFVEYGYDDSKQPNAKVLKSPPTAPWNELIVRPIPQWKDFGLKSYENKIDLPFISEGDTLKMRLPYNAQVHPYLEVEAEAGQKIDIRTDNYLGGGALNVRSEYITTIGRESYENLGWMNGHKVHYYIPKGIQIIDLKYRETGYDTEFSGSFTCDKDFYNRLWKKSLRTLYVTMRDNYMDCPDRERAQWWGDAVLESGEAFYALSPSSHLLAKKGILELMYWQREDSTIYSPVPAGNWHNELPTQMLSSIGTYGFWNYYWHTGDKETLEKVYDKMGKYLALWKLKDNGTVQIRKGGWTWGDWGENKDMPLLFNTQYYMALDSYARMSELLDRVPTTDSLTAVMAQFKKDFNQIYWNGKAYRSSEYKGKTDDRSQGLAVVAGLADQDKYQAIYKVLQKEKHASPYMEKYVLEALFQMGYPEFALQRMQERFSKMVNHPTITTLWEGWGIGSEGYGGGTINHAWSGGGLTLLSQYVAGIYPTSAGYETFKIKPQLGFLKEINAVVPSIKGNISVKIDVNEGFLMELSVPKNTKAEVYISRTFGKPQLNGKAVTYKESDTHYVLWIIPGNHRINAAGENKK from the coding sequence ACCGTAAAACGTTTCAAATCAATAGTAAAGTGGATAATGCCGTGGCTAAAATCGCTGTTGATTCCAAGTATTGGCTTTGGATCAACGGAGACAGAGTCGTGTTTGAAGGAGGTCTTAAGCGAGGTCCAACCCCAAAAGATAGTTATTACGATTTCGTTGATATAGCGAAATATCTAAAAAAAGGCGAAAATACAATCGCAATTTTGACTTGGTATTTTGGTAAAGAGGGATTTTCCCATAAAAACAGTGGGCAACCTGGGTTATTCTTTGAGGTAAGAGAAAATAATCTTGAAATATTCTCCGATGCTTCTTGGAAAGCATGGCAACATCCTGCCTTCGGCCAAACTGATGGCCCCCATCCCAATTACCGTTTACCTGAATCGAACATTCGGTTTGATGCTCAAAAGGGAGGTTTTGATTTCGTCGAATACGGTTATGACGATAGCAAACAACCCAATGCAAAAGTTTTGAAATCCCCACCCACTGCACCTTGGAACGAATTGATCGTACGACCCATTCCCCAATGGAAGGATTTTGGTCTAAAATCCTATGAAAATAAAATAGATCTACCCTTTATTTCTGAAGGCGATACTCTTAAAATGAGATTGCCGTATAATGCCCAAGTACATCCATATTTAGAAGTAGAGGCAGAAGCGGGCCAAAAAATAGATATTCGCACCGATAACTACCTGGGTGGTGGAGCACTAAATGTAAGATCAGAGTATATCACCACAATCGGTCGAGAATCCTATGAAAATTTGGGTTGGATGAACGGTCACAAAGTGCACTACTATATCCCAAAGGGAATACAGATTATCGATTTGAAGTATCGAGAAACGGGATATGATACTGAATTCTCGGGAAGTTTTACCTGCGACAAGGATTTTTACAATCGTTTGTGGAAAAAATCGTTGCGAACACTCTATGTGACCATGCGTGACAATTATATGGATTGTCCAGATCGTGAGCGTGCCCAATGGTGGGGCGATGCCGTTCTCGAAAGTGGGGAAGCCTTTTATGCACTTTCCCCCAGTAGCCATTTGTTGGCGAAAAAAGGCATTTTAGAACTGATGTACTGGCAACGAGAAGATAGCACCATCTATTCCCCTGTACCGGCCGGAAACTGGCATAACGAACTGCCTACACAAATGCTTTCAAGTATTGGGACATACGGGTTTTGGAACTATTATTGGCACACGGGCGACAAGGAAACACTGGAAAAGGTTTATGACAAGATGGGGAAATATCTGGCCCTGTGGAAACTTAAAGACAATGGCACCGTCCAGATTAGAAAAGGCGGGTGGACCTGGGGCGATTGGGGCGAGAACAAGGATATGCCCCTGCTTTTCAACACCCAATATTACATGGCCTTGGACAGCTATGCGAGAATGTCGGAACTTTTGGACAGGGTTCCCACAACGGATAGCTTAACGGCAGTAATGGCCCAATTTAAAAAAGACTTCAACCAAATCTATTGGAACGGCAAAGCCTATCGTTCATCGGAATATAAAGGAAAAACCGACGATCGCTCGCAGGGTCTGGCGGTAGTTGCAGGTTTGGCCGACCAAGATAAATATCAAGCTATTTATAAAGTGTTGCAGAAAGAAAAACACGCTAGCCCCTACATGGAGAAATACGTACTCGAAGCGTTGTTCCAAATGGGCTATCCTGAATTTGCCTTGCAACGGATGCAGGAACGCTTTTCCAAAATGGTGAACCACCCGACCATTACCACTCTTTGGGAAGGCTGGGGCATTGGATCCGAAGGTTATGGAGGGGGCACCATTAATCATGCTTGGAGTGGCGGGGGACTAACCCTGCTTTCACAATATGTTGCCGGAATATATCCTACCTCAGCGGGTTATGAAACTTTTAAGATAAAACCGCAGTTAGGGTTTTTAAAAGAGATCAACGCAGTGGTGCCCAGTATAAAGGGCAATATATCGGTAAAAATAGATGTGAATGAAGGTTTTTTAATGGAGCTCTCGGTACCAAAGAACACAAAGGCAGAGGTATATATTTCCCGTACGTTCGGTAAACCCCAATTGAATGGTAAGGCAGTTACCTACAAAGAAAGCGATACCCATTACGTACTCTGGATAATACCCGGCAATCATCGGATAAATGCAGCAGGGGAAAACAAAAAATAA
- a CDS encoding sulfatase, which produces MYSKRICRKFLVILSSALLLFACKTEKKEQNETAGPPPPNIVVIVADDMGWHDLGCYGNDFLETPNLNRLAAQGIRFTDGYAAAPLCSPSRASLLTGLHPISVNITEHIHGNRPPGPKQKLKTPPVSQQLELEYITTAEALKKRGYATAHVGKWHLGGGKFSPQHQGFDLNIAGAWNGLPQSFFYPFFPMGEKPEIQDGYKEGDYLTDVLTDKAVEFIEKQKDTTFFLNLNFYSPHVPIEGKEELVEKYRKKRGNDDGSIMPNIHYAAMIESIDQNVGRVMNKLEELDLAENTLIVFTSDNGGLSVQEVPAFAKHTPPTDNGPLRAGKGYLYEGGIREPFIVRWPKVIQPGQTNDTPVIAQDLFNTFMDTNDTSSESTKDGMSLIPIFKGAKLKERGLLWHLPHYSPQHGKPSSAYREGDWKILHFYEDDRYELYNLAEDFSESNNLATSDPKKLEEMKKKLNAKLTEMDAQLPESNPNYTGT; this is translated from the coding sequence ATGTATTCAAAACGAATATGCAGAAAATTCTTGGTGATTCTATCATCGGCACTCTTGCTTTTTGCCTGTAAGACTGAAAAAAAGGAGCAAAATGAAACGGCAGGGCCTCCCCCACCGAACATCGTAGTGATCGTAGCCGACGATATGGGTTGGCATGACCTAGGCTGTTATGGTAATGATTTTTTGGAAACCCCTAACCTGAATCGCTTGGCGGCCCAAGGCATTCGCTTTACCGATGGGTATGCAGCAGCTCCTTTGTGCAGTCCGTCCCGTGCCAGTCTCTTAACCGGCCTTCACCCTATCTCTGTAAATATTACAGAACATATTCACGGTAACCGTCCGCCAGGTCCAAAACAAAAACTGAAAACACCCCCGGTAAGCCAACAACTGGAACTGGAATACATAACCACTGCCGAGGCCTTAAAAAAAAGGGGATACGCCACTGCCCATGTTGGTAAGTGGCATCTTGGAGGGGGCAAGTTTTCCCCACAACATCAGGGATTTGACCTCAACATTGCCGGAGCTTGGAACGGGCTTCCCCAAAGTTTTTTCTATCCATTTTTTCCGATGGGAGAAAAACCCGAAATCCAGGATGGATATAAAGAGGGGGATTACCTCACCGATGTACTGACGGACAAGGCTGTGGAATTTATTGAAAAACAAAAGGATACTACATTCTTTTTGAACCTTAATTTTTACTCCCCCCATGTTCCCATAGAAGGTAAAGAGGAACTCGTGGAAAAATATAGAAAGAAGCGTGGCAACGATGACGGAAGCATCATGCCCAATATACACTATGCCGCCATGATAGAATCAATTGACCAAAACGTTGGAAGGGTAATGAACAAACTGGAAGAACTAGATCTTGCTGAAAACACGCTTATTGTCTTTACTTCCGATAATGGCGGACTTTCAGTACAGGAAGTCCCTGCTTTTGCAAAACATACTCCCCCGACGGACAATGGCCCGCTAAGGGCAGGAAAAGGATATTTATACGAAGGTGGTATTCGCGAGCCTTTTATAGTACGTTGGCCCAAGGTGATACAGCCCGGACAGACGAACGATACTCCTGTAATAGCACAAGATCTCTTCAATACATTTATGGATACGAACGATACCTCCTCCGAAAGTACCAAAGATGGTATGAGTCTGATACCGATATTCAAAGGTGCAAAGTTAAAGGAAAGAGGATTGTTGTGGCATTTGCCGCACTACAGTCCGCAACATGGAAAACCAAGCTCTGCCTATAGGGAGGGGGATTGGAAAATACTCCATTTTTATGAGGACGACCGTTATGAGCTCTACAATTTGGCCGAGGATTTTTCTGAATCGAATAATCTGGCGACAAGCGACCCCAAAAAATTGGAGGAAATGAAAAAGAAACTGAACGCCAAACTAACCGAAATGGACGCACAGCTGCCGGAATCGAATCCCAATTATACCGGAACATAA
- a CDS encoding alpha/beta hydrolase has product MTKLSTVIFFTFFWANVLVAQKPIYELVKDLPYYPDTIAQTDGYLLERCKLDVYYPKEAVNVPVIVWLHGGGLSSGEKHIPEGLLEQGFIVVAANYRLYPKVKHPAYIEDAAAAVAWVFKNIDTYNGDSRSIFVSGHSAGGYLASMVGLDKNYLQKYGVDADGISGLIPLSGHTITHFTVRKEQNIGKTRPIVDQYAPLFHIRKDAPPTLLITGDRKLELMGRYEENAYFWRMMKIIGHPNIELYELDGYDHTGMVGPSFQLMINFIKDTKRDREK; this is encoded by the coding sequence ATGACCAAATTGAGTACAGTTATTTTTTTTACTTTTTTTTGGGCGAATGTCCTTGTCGCCCAAAAACCTATTTACGAATTGGTCAAGGATTTACCCTACTATCCCGATACCATTGCTCAAACCGATGGTTACCTTTTAGAACGCTGCAAACTGGATGTATACTACCCAAAAGAAGCAGTAAACGTTCCGGTTATTGTTTGGCTCCACGGAGGAGGGCTATCCAGTGGCGAAAAACATATCCCCGAGGGATTACTGGAGCAGGGATTCATAGTAGTGGCGGCCAATTATCGGTTGTACCCCAAGGTGAAGCACCCTGCTTACATTGAAGATGCCGCGGCAGCCGTGGCGTGGGTGTTCAAAAATATAGACACTTACAATGGTGATTCTAGGTCCATATTTGTTTCGGGCCATTCCGCAGGAGGTTATTTGGCGAGCATGGTAGGCCTGGATAAAAATTATTTGCAAAAATACGGAGTGGATGCGGATGGTATTTCTGGCTTGATACCGCTAAGCGGACACACCATTACCCATTTTACCGTTCGTAAAGAACAAAATATTGGGAAAACCCGGCCTATTGTAGATCAATATGCCCCTTTGTTCCATATAAGAAAAGATGCTCCGCCCACGCTATTGATTACGGGGGACAGGAAACTGGAACTCATGGGACGGTACGAGGAAAATGCCTATTTCTGGCGTATGATGAAAATTATAGGACATCCTAACATAGAACTATATGAATTGGACGGTTATGACCATACAGGCATGGTTGGCCCATCATTTCAACTAATGATTAATTTTATAAAAGACACAAAGCGTGATAGGGAAAAATAA
- a CDS encoding family 43 glycosylhydrolase, protein MLIGVFILNTTYLLHSQEITINNVLPRLDTNGNIIDAHDGRLIQFGDVFYWYGTSYGTTNGFTAKNHYVCYSSKDLKTWTKEGKLLPDQPEGVYYRPHVVYNEKTKRYILWYNWYPKLWNGQFGVATSKSPSGPFKIKNNDVKMFRSDIGLGDFGLFVDDDKTCYLSYNTIQNHQVSIEKLNDDYTGSTMENGGIIAEHMEAGTQFKRNGNYYLLTDHTCCFCNYGSGAKVYISDNPLNGYTLTTNINRYPGKPTFLLNNTIDRGTTYETLRKRHQKFDAVEIQFAGETVLDELTLHQFTGNRPENCGDVSNPRVHPEILTPGFLIYKWSYDTWEKISIVNTTVKRTALRQDITVSFVQTRTSQIKIVPVAESYHYEELYLNGIELLHNKQKMALNDMRFYITGEDITQKPIIPAQQSYVTKLQTEDGERFIWIGDLWGSASDNIKGYDYQYWSDPLEFNEDGTIKPLQWKDSWSIELKK, encoded by the coding sequence ATGTTAATAGGTGTTTTTATTTTAAATACTACTTATTTGTTGCATTCGCAGGAAATTACCATAAACAATGTTTTGCCCAGATTGGATACGAATGGCAATATTATAGATGCGCATGACGGTAGGCTTATCCAGTTTGGCGATGTTTTTTACTGGTACGGCACCAGCTATGGCACCACCAATGGTTTTACCGCCAAGAATCATTATGTGTGTTACAGCTCAAAGGATTTAAAGACGTGGACAAAAGAAGGCAAGTTGTTGCCGGACCAACCCGAAGGGGTGTACTATCGCCCGCACGTTGTATATAATGAGAAAACAAAACGGTATATTTTGTGGTATAATTGGTATCCCAAACTCTGGAACGGCCAATTTGGGGTGGCCACCAGCAAATCGCCTTCAGGACCATTTAAAATTAAGAATAACGATGTAAAAATGTTTCGGTCTGACATTGGTTTGGGCGATTTCGGCCTTTTTGTGGATGATGACAAAACCTGTTATCTAAGTTATAATACCATTCAAAACCATCAGGTTTCCATTGAAAAATTAAACGACGATTATACAGGTTCCACTATGGAAAATGGTGGTATCATAGCGGAACATATGGAGGCCGGCACCCAATTTAAAAGGAATGGCAACTATTATTTGCTAACGGACCATACCTGTTGTTTTTGCAATTATGGTTCCGGTGCCAAGGTCTACATTTCGGACAATCCACTAAATGGCTACACCCTTACCACCAATATAAACAGATACCCCGGAAAACCTACCTTTCTATTGAACAATACAATTGACCGTGGCACCACGTATGAAACATTAAGAAAGCGGCATCAAAAATTTGATGCCGTAGAAATTCAATTTGCTGGGGAAACCGTTTTGGATGAACTCACCTTACATCAGTTTACAGGAAACAGGCCCGAGAATTGTGGCGATGTTTCCAACCCAAGGGTACATCCGGAAATTCTAACCCCTGGTTTTTTGATTTATAAATGGTCCTATGATACATGGGAGAAAATATCCATTGTTAACACTACCGTTAAAAGAACCGCTTTACGGCAAGACATAACAGTATCGTTCGTCCAAACAAGAACATCGCAAATTAAAATTGTTCCCGTGGCAGAGAGCTATCACTATGAAGAATTATACTTGAACGGGATAGAGTTGTTACACAATAAACAAAAGATGGCTTTAAACGACATGCGATTTTATATCACAGGTGAGGATATTACACAAAAACCTATTATCCCGGCACAGCAAAGTTATGTGACCAAATTGCAGACCGAAGATGGGGAGCGTTTTATTTGGATCGGTGATCTATGGGGTTCGGCATCCGATAATATAAAAGGATACGATTACCAATATTGGAGCGACCCCTTGGAATTCAATGAAGACGGTACCATTAAGCCGTTGCAATGGAAGGATTCATGGAGCATCGAACTAAAAAAGTAG
- a CDS encoding glycoside hydrolase family 2 TIM barrel-domain containing protein, with translation MHKYILIAFLLTAISCKNKIERPVYSSEKWENPEWEDPGVFQINREQPRATFYMYPNNSKVKPSWEDSPLYQSLNGNWKFYYAENPMARPSDFHKEDFNLDGWDEIKVPSNWEMQGFGIPIYTNITYVFPKNPPFIQHDINNVGSYKRSFEIKDNWQDKDIFLHFEGVSGAMYVWVNGQKVGYSEGSKTPAEFNITPFTRKGRNDLAVQVLRWSDASYMEDQDFWRLSGIERDVYLYAQDKLALNDVKIISGLQNNYRDGVFTIDLELINSTNSTEEREIKVRLLDDTKEILKFSKKTEFPKGRSSVTFRNVIPDIKTWDAENPNLYTVAIDVGDKKSLLKTGFRTVEIKNNQVLVNGKAVLFKGVNLHDHDETTGHVISRELTLRDLKLMKENNVNAIRCSHYPKNPFFYGLCDEYGFYVIDEANIETHGMGTTNQGLDNNKEAQKIHPAYRTEWKPAHLDRTKRMFERDKNHTSIITWSLGNEAGNGKNFHATYEWLKQRDSTRPVQYEGATAYENTDIQAPMYMRIPAMIAYAENHPKRPLIQCEYAHAMGNSLGNFQDYWDVIERYDIMQGGYIWDWVDQGILTQNDKGEKFWAYGGDLGGANIQNDGNFCLNGVVNPDRTPQSSLVELKKVYQYIKFEADNPQSGIVKVLNGYDFTNLGDFEISWELLENGEPLSEGVLDIIQLAPKQSTMIKIDLPRLNVSDKEYLLNLYAKTRIKKPLLKAGHLIAYEQFEMGTYKTEPSTVENNSTFNIAIKDSLLTIFDKTVKVVFNKNTGKLFELDYGNGNILIKGATPNFWRAPTDNDFGYNMPEKFKVWKEANNIQTLKSFRIKTDNREQALNNSTKLEDIKSVVVESIFELPSVKGHIAIHYTFGQNGTISVHNKLNNISLDLPPIPRFGNNFIIKKDYNIVNWYGRGPHENYQDRKTAALVGKYKATVNDLYFAYIRPQENGYRTGIRKVSFTNEKGEGLQMTRVSDNLSFSAHHQYNSDFDAGMKKQHRHTTDIPKRDLVNINIDYKQMGVGGDDSWSAQPHDEYKIFPYDLEYAYVISPISKD, from the coding sequence ATGCATAAATACATCCTCATTGCCTTTTTGTTAACGGCGATATCCTGTAAAAACAAAATTGAAAGACCTGTATACTCATCCGAAAAATGGGAAAATCCAGAATGGGAAGACCCAGGGGTTTTTCAAATCAATAGGGAGCAACCTAGGGCTACTTTTTATATGTATCCAAATAACAGCAAGGTAAAACCAAGTTGGGAAGATTCACCCCTATATCAATCCTTGAACGGAAATTGGAAATTTTATTATGCTGAAAATCCCATGGCAAGACCCTCGGATTTTCATAAAGAAGATTTTAATCTGGATGGGTGGGATGAGATTAAAGTACCTTCCAACTGGGAAATGCAAGGATTCGGCATTCCTATTTACACCAATATCACCTATGTTTTCCCAAAAAACCCACCGTTCATACAACACGATATAAACAATGTGGGGAGTTATAAACGCAGTTTTGAAATTAAGGACAATTGGCAAGACAAAGATATTTTTCTTCATTTTGAAGGCGTAAGCGGTGCCATGTATGTGTGGGTCAACGGACAAAAAGTCGGCTATAGCGAAGGGAGCAAAACCCCAGCGGAATTCAATATCACTCCATTTACAAGAAAAGGCAGGAACGATTTGGCCGTGCAAGTACTGCGTTGGTCCGATGCCAGTTATATGGAAGACCAGGATTTTTGGCGTTTAAGCGGTATTGAAAGAGATGTTTACCTGTATGCCCAGGACAAATTGGCGTTGAACGATGTGAAAATCATATCGGGCTTGCAAAATAACTACAGGGACGGAGTGTTCACAATCGATTTAGAGTTGATAAATAGCACGAATTCAACTGAAGAAAGAGAAATTAAGGTACGCTTGCTGGACGATACGAAGGAAATACTCAAGTTTTCAAAAAAAACCGAATTTCCAAAAGGAAGGTCTTCGGTTACCTTTAGGAACGTGATTCCCGATATAAAAACGTGGGATGCCGAAAATCCAAATTTATATACCGTAGCCATTGATGTAGGAGATAAAAAATCTCTTCTAAAAACCGGTTTTAGAACGGTAGAGATCAAAAACAACCAAGTATTGGTCAATGGCAAAGCGGTGTTGTTCAAAGGGGTCAACTTGCACGACCACGATGAGACCACAGGACATGTAATTTCGAGAGAGCTGACCTTGCGGGATCTAAAGCTGATGAAAGAAAACAATGTCAATGCCATCAGATGCAGCCATTATCCCAAAAATCCGTTTTTTTACGGGCTTTGCGATGAATATGGTTTCTATGTAATTGATGAGGCCAACATTGAAACCCATGGCATGGGAACCACCAATCAAGGACTGGACAATAATAAAGAAGCCCAAAAGATACACCCAGCCTACAGGACTGAGTGGAAGCCCGCGCATTTGGACAGGACCAAAAGAATGTTTGAGCGCGATAAGAACCATACCTCCATCATTACTTGGTCCTTAGGCAATGAAGCAGGCAATGGCAAGAATTTTCATGCCACTTACGAATGGTTAAAACAAAGAGATTCAACCCGACCTGTACAATATGAAGGAGCGACCGCTTATGAAAATACCGACATACAGGCTCCTATGTATATGAGAATTCCTGCAATGATAGCCTATGCGGAGAACCACCCTAAAAGACCGCTGATACAATGTGAATATGCACATGCCATGGGGAATAGCCTTGGGAATTTTCAGGATTATTGGGACGTCATTGAACGTTACGATATCATGCAGGGCGGCTACATCTGGGATTGGGTAGACCAAGGTATTTTAACCCAAAATGACAAAGGTGAGAAGTTTTGGGCCTACGGTGGTGATTTGGGAGGAGCCAACATTCAAAACGACGGTAATTTTTGTTTGAACGGAGTAGTAAATCCCGACAGAACTCCGCAATCCAGTCTTGTGGAACTCAAGAAAGTATATCAGTATATAAAGTTTGAAGCCGATAATCCGCAGTCAGGAATTGTAAAAGTATTGAACGGGTATGATTTTACCAATCTTGGTGATTTTGAAATTAGCTGGGAACTACTGGAAAACGGGGAACCGTTATCCGAGGGTGTTTTGGACATCATTCAACTTGCCCCAAAGCAAAGCACAATGATAAAAATTGATTTGCCCAGACTCAATGTTTCCGACAAAGAATACTTATTAAACCTATATGCCAAGACACGTATAAAAAAACCATTGCTCAAGGCCGGTCACTTAATCGCGTATGAACAATTTGAAATGGGTACTTATAAAACAGAGCCATCTACCGTTGAAAATAATTCAACTTTCAACATTGCGATAAAGGATAGCCTGTTGACTATATTCGATAAAACGGTGAAAGTAGTCTTCAACAAAAACACGGGTAAGCTATTTGAACTAGACTATGGTAATGGTAACATTTTAATCAAAGGGGCTACACCTAATTTTTGGAGAGCGCCTACTGATAACGATTTTGGATACAACATGCCGGAAAAATTCAAAGTCTGGAAAGAAGCAAATAATATACAAACACTGAAATCGTTCAGAATAAAAACCGATAATCGTGAACAGGCCTTGAATAATTCAACAAAGCTGGAAGATATTAAATCTGTCGTTGTGGAGTCCATATTTGAATTACCTTCCGTTAAAGGCCATATAGCAATACACTATACTTTTGGACAAAATGGTACCATATCCGTTCATAACAAACTTAACAATATATCGCTGGACCTACCTCCTATCCCTCGTTTTGGGAACAACTTCATTATAAAAAAAGATTACAACATAGTTAATTGGTATGGCAGAGGGCCTCATGAAAATTATCAGGATAGAAAAACAGCGGCATTGGTCGGTAAATATAAAGCCACGGTAAATGATTTGTACTTTGCCTACATACGGCCCCAAGAAAATGGGTATCGTACCGGCATTAGAAAAGTAAGTTTTACCAATGAAAAGGGCGAAGGCCTACAAATGACCAGAGTATCAGATAATTTGAGTTTTAGTGCACATCATCAGTACAATTCAGACTTTGATGCAGGAATGAAAAAGCAACACCGCCATACTACCGATATACCAAAGCGAGACTTGGTCAACATAAATATTGATTACAAACAAATGGGTGTTGGTGGTGATGACAGCTGGTCGGCCCAACCCCATGATGAATACAAAATATTTCCTTATGATTTGGAGTATGCTTATGTTATAAGCCCGATTTCAAAAGATTAG
- a CDS encoding dipeptidase, whose protein sequence is MQNIKDYISQHKQRFLDELVQLLKIPSISADSAFSQDVLNTADSIKTSLERAGCDLVEIHETDGYPIVYGEKIIDADLPTVLVYGHYDVQPPDPTDLWHSPPFEPVIKPTDLHPEGAIFARGACDDKGQMYMHVKAIEFMVKTHQLPCNVKFMIEGEEEVGSNNLAVYVAKNKAKLSNDIILISDTGMIANDVPSITTGLRGLSYVEVEVTGPNRDLHSGLYGGAVANPINILSQMIASLHDDNNHITIPGFYDKVEELSATERAEMAKAPFDIEAYQKALDIDAVYGEDGYTTNERNSIRPTLDVNGIWGGYTGEGAKTVIASKAYAKISMRLVPDQDWEEITQLFKKHFESIAPKSVKVKVTPHHGGQGYVTPIDTIAYQAASKAYETTFGKKPIPQRSGGSIPIVSLFEQALGSKTILMGFGLDSDAIHSPNEHFGVWNYLKGIETIPYFYKYFTEMSS, encoded by the coding sequence ATGCAAAATATAAAAGACTACATTTCACAACATAAACAACGGTTTTTAGATGAATTGGTACAGTTGTTGAAAATACCTTCCATAAGTGCTGATTCTGCCTTTTCCCAAGACGTGCTTAATACTGCGGACAGCATAAAAACATCTCTTGAAAGAGCTGGTTGTGATTTGGTAGAAATTCATGAAACCGATGGCTACCCCATAGTTTACGGAGAAAAAATAATTGATGCCGATTTACCGACTGTACTGGTTTACGGCCATTACGACGTTCAGCCCCCTGACCCTACAGACCTTTGGCATTCGCCACCTTTTGAACCTGTGATAAAACCTACAGACCTACATCCGGAGGGTGCCATTTTTGCCCGTGGCGCTTGCGATGACAAGGGTCAAATGTATATGCATGTAAAAGCAATAGAGTTTATGGTCAAAACCCATCAACTACCCTGTAATGTTAAATTTATGATCGAGGGCGAAGAAGAGGTAGGCAGTAATAATTTAGCGGTTTATGTGGCGAAAAACAAAGCGAAACTGTCCAATGACATTATCTTGATTTCCGATACGGGGATGATAGCGAATGATGTACCATCAATCACCACCGGATTGCGTGGATTGAGTTACGTAGAAGTTGAAGTCACCGGACCAAATCGTGATTTACATTCAGGATTGTATGGTGGTGCCGTAGCAAACCCTATCAATATATTATCCCAAATGATAGCATCCCTTCATGACGATAACAACCACATTACCATACCTGGATTTTATGACAAGGTCGAGGAACTTTCCGCTACCGAACGGGCCGAGATGGCAAAAGCGCCCTTTGATATTGAAGCGTACCAAAAAGCGTTGGATATTGATGCCGTTTATGGGGAAGACGGGTACACAACAAATGAACGAAACTCCATACGCCCCACGTTGGATGTAAATGGAATATGGGGTGGGTACACGGGCGAAGGTGCAAAAACGGTCATTGCCAGCAAGGCATATGCGAAAATTTCTATGCGATTGGTCCCCGATCAAGATTGGGAAGAAATAACCCAACTCTTTAAAAAACATTTTGAAAGTATTGCCCCCAAAAGCGTAAAAGTAAAAGTAACACCGCATCATGGTGGTCAAGGTTATGTAACACCAATCGATACCATTGCATATCAAGCCGCTTCAAAAGCATATGAAACTACTTTCGGAAAGAAACCAATACCGCAGCGGAGTGGTGGTAGCATTCCTATTGTTTCATTATTTGAACAAGCATTGGGAAGTAAAACCATACTGATGGGATTTGGTCTGGATAGCGACGCCATCCATTCACCCAACGAGCATTTTGGGGTTTGGAACTACTTAAAGGGGATTGAGACGATACCTTATTTCTACAAATATTTTACCGAGATGAGTTCCTAG